One genomic region from Bacteroidales bacterium encodes:
- a CDS encoding prolyl oligopeptidase family serine peptidase, with the protein MKHTTTIILLIFSLGLLQAQDIDTLILKQGVSKNDTIIYKRIIEFNRNSKLYHVRDYFENGQIQMDAFYSSFDKNVKEDYQCNYHSNTKEGKYMEWYDNGQIEFTGNYKNGLRNGLCLSWYKSGQKEADENWLNGQLNGTVKYWTEKGDLQFDLTFYHGINQNPKNVNYQYLSYTPKDYNKDSLKKWPLIIYLHGGSRRGTDLTKLYADGIPDQIYRGRDFPFIIIAPQCPEHIRWSTDNWFENLYKEVNDKFRIDTNRVYLTGFSLGGAGTWYIAAKYSNKFAAIAPMSGFTSQMDYIDINIDRLIDMPIWAFHGKIDIVVPFEETERIVKKLEGKNKDLKFSVEPKAGHWINWLVYPNQELYDWFLKYDKRLKKKN; encoded by the coding sequence ATGAAGCACACTACCACAATCATATTATTGATATTTAGCTTAGGATTATTACAAGCTCAAGATATTGATACTCTTATTTTGAAACAAGGGGTTTCTAAAAATGATACGATTATTTATAAACGAATCATTGAGTTTAATAGGAATAGCAAACTATATCACGTAAGGGATTATTTTGAAAATGGACAAATTCAAATGGATGCTTTCTATAGCTCGTTTGACAAGAATGTTAAAGAAGATTATCAATGTAATTACCATTCTAACACAAAAGAGGGAAAATACATGGAATGGTATGATAATGGGCAGATTGAATTTACTGGAAATTATAAAAATGGATTACGCAATGGGCTATGTTTAAGTTGGTATAAAAGTGGACAAAAGGAGGCGGATGAGAACTGGTTAAATGGTCAGCTAAATGGTACAGTAAAATATTGGACAGAAAAAGGGGATTTGCAGTTTGATTTAACGTTCTACCATGGTATAAATCAAAATCCAAAGAATGTAAATTATCAATATTTATCGTACACACCGAAAGATTATAACAAGGATTCACTGAAGAAATGGCCTCTTATTATTTATTTGCATGGAGGATCACGCAGAGGAACAGATTTAACCAAATTATATGCCGATGGAATCCCAGACCAAATATACAGAGGCAGAGATTTTCCTTTTATTATCATTGCCCCACAATGCCCCGAACATATTAGGTGGTCTACAGATAATTGGTTTGAAAATCTTTATAAAGAAGTAAACGACAAGTTTAGGATTGACACCAATAGAGTTTACCTAACTGGTTTCAGTTTAGGAGGTGCGGGCACATGGTATATTGCAGCAAAGTATTCCAATAAATTTGCAGCCATTGCACCAATGAGTGGGTTTACAAGTCAAATGGATTATATAGATATTAATATTGACAGGCTAATTGATATGCCAATATGGGCTTTCCATGGGAAAATTGACATTGTTGTTCCATTTGAAGAAACTGAAAGAATAGTAAAGAAACTAGAAGGGAAAAACAAGGATTTAAAATTTTCAGTTGAGCCTAAAGCAGGGCATTGGATTAATTGGTTAGTGTATCCAAATCAAGAATTATATGATTGGTTTTTAAAATATGATAAAAGACTAAAAAAGAAAAATTAA
- a CDS encoding DUF4458 domain-containing protein translates to MKKQTLTITALTCLIVVSTIWYSCQKEPDNLEKVEVSFNVSSNGNDLIKSLGLKSSQTFSLNDAEKVIITVQKENGSPTDYTLYELDLFKMVDASITKKITLPVGNYKVTEFYVIDALDSIIYASPLEGSLMAQNVSDPLPVLFEVAEKKSKSVNIEVISTKKLKPEDFGLIRFPLVEVETFQFLINASEFGTDQLLQANMNITSGIYSYTQELDSIVDNIATVKDGYTDYILTIESEGYQTFIDTLTNSELKKYDSIPLIVELEKTLFPTQGLIAHYLFDGNLDDELGNYNATMGPSGSFTSGKTNYGLHGNMACSNQVGARADSFPNLETFTISVWIKPSCPPGTWSPTYIIAKWGLHRYGPGFYMWSQPDPGNSSNYIFGFSISDAFSPQKYVYTQQTYPCDSWYHLVGTLNDGNQLKFYINGIEIGSVMDSVGLIANSQPLTFHGALQTSCDWGMSEISLDEVRIYDRVLNLQEIQALYNE, encoded by the coding sequence ATGAAAAAACAAACTCTGACAATTACAGCATTAACTTGCCTAATTGTCGTCTCAACAATTTGGTACTCATGCCAAAAAGAGCCTGACAATCTTGAAAAAGTTGAAGTAAGCTTCAATGTTAGCTCTAATGGTAATGATTTAATAAAATCTCTCGGACTTAAGAGTTCCCAAACCTTTAGTTTAAATGATGCGGAAAAGGTAATTATTACTGTTCAAAAAGAGAATGGAAGTCCAACAGATTATACTTTATATGAGTTGGATTTATTTAAAATGGTTGATGCGTCAATTACAAAAAAAATAACTCTTCCAGTTGGTAATTATAAAGTAACAGAGTTTTATGTTATTGATGCTTTGGATAGTATTATTTATGCTAGCCCACTTGAAGGTTCATTAATGGCACAAAATGTCTCTGATCCCTTGCCAGTATTGTTTGAAGTAGCAGAAAAGAAAAGCAAATCTGTTAATATTGAAGTGATAAGCACTAAAAAACTTAAGCCTGAAGATTTCGGATTGATTCGATTTCCATTAGTAGAAGTTGAAACTTTCCAATTTTTAATTAATGCATCAGAATTTGGTACAGATCAATTGTTACAAGCAAATATGAATATCACCAGTGGTATTTACAGTTATACCCAAGAGCTAGACTCAATAGTTGATAATATTGCTACCGTTAAAGATGGATACACTGACTACATCCTAACTATTGAAAGCGAAGGGTATCAAACATTTATTGACACATTGACAAATAGTGAACTGAAAAAGTATGATAGTATTCCACTTATTGTGGAACTTGAAAAAACTTTATTTCCTACACAAGGATTAATAGCGCATTATCTATTTGATGGAAATCTTGATGATGAGTTGGGTAATTATAATGCTACAATGGGACCTTCGGGTAGTTTTACAAGTGGAAAAACAAATTATGGATTACATGGAAACATGGCTTGTTCTAATCAAGTAGGCGCAAGAGCAGATAGTTTCCCAAATCTCGAAACTTTTACTATCTCCGTTTGGATAAAACCAAGCTGTCCTCCCGGTACCTGGTCGCCAACTTATATAATAGCAAAATGGGGACTTCATCGTTATGGTCCAGGTTTTTATATGTGGTCACAACCAGACCCTGGTAACAGTTCAAATTATATTTTTGGATTTTCAATATCTGATGCTTTTTCGCCTCAAAAATATGTCTATACACAACAAACTTACCCATGTGATAGTTGGTATCATTTAGTTGGCACCTTAAATGATGGAAATCAATTAAAGTTTTATATAAATGGTATTGAAATAGGATCTGTTATGGATAGCGTGGGTTTAATTGCTAACTCACAACCTCTAACATTTCATGGAGCCTTACAAACCAGCTGCGATTGGGGTATGAGTGAAATATCGTTGGATGAAGTGCGCATTTATGATAGAGTTTTAAATTTACAAGAAATACAGGCACTCTATAATGAATAA